The Pseudomonas sp. TH06 genome has a window encoding:
- a CDS encoding nuclear transport factor 2 family protein, producing MHADDDGPEQTQATAATVMRYHLSWKHRDLDSVMALYHPDIQYNDFFQNRVLGLDELREYVRVSMPRESDEALEHCDRIRVDGNTAFIQYEVTLRGGDGLVSFRSSEAITVKDGLIWRVNEYASLVRAQSGDNEKASQRPAVSRLGLSPRQLSFMADDLQQYFERQQPYLDPELDLQRVAKECGYSRNQISYLLNQVLGQSFYRYVNQARLQHLLKSLDAATPPVRIDELAFAAGFNSLSAFYSCFRQHTGQSPKAYAKQISLRTRAQDIP from the coding sequence ATGCACGCCGACGACGACGGCCCAGAACAGACCCAGGCCACGGCCGCCACGGTCATGCGCTATCACTTGAGCTGGAAGCACCGCGACCTCGACAGCGTCATGGCGCTGTATCACCCGGACATTCAGTACAACGATTTCTTCCAGAACCGCGTGCTGGGTCTCGACGAGTTGCGCGAGTACGTGCGGGTCAGCATGCCGAGGGAATCCGACGAAGCGCTTGAGCATTGCGACCGGATTCGTGTGGACGGCAATACTGCGTTCATTCAGTACGAAGTGACGCTGCGCGGAGGGGACGGTCTGGTGTCGTTCCGCTCCAGCGAGGCGATCACCGTCAAGGACGGGCTGATCTGGCGAGTCAACGAATACGCCTCGCTGGTTCGCGCGCAAAGTGGTGACAACGAGAAGGCCAGTCAGCGCCCGGCAGTCAGTCGTTTGGGGCTGTCACCCCGTCAATTGAGCTTTATGGCCGACGATCTGCAGCAATATTTCGAACGGCAGCAACCGTATCTCGATCCCGAGCTCGACCTGCAACGGGTGGCGAAGGAGTGCGGGTACAGCCGCAATCAGATTTCCTACCTGCTTAATCAAGTGCTGGGGCAAAGCTTCTATCGTTACGTCAATCAGGCGCGCCTGCAGCATTTGCTCAAATCCCTCGACGCGGCCACGCCGCCCGTGCGCATCGATGAGCTGGCCTTCGCGGCCGGTTTCAACTCGCTGTCGGCGTTCTACAGCTGTTTTCGCCAGCACACCGGGCAGTCGCCGAAGGCTTACGCCAAACAAA